One window of Azotosporobacter soli genomic DNA carries:
- a CDS encoding haloacid dehalogenase-like hydrolase, translated as MTTTRILDLKPPELASLCGRALLDSIRNSEGRTLLCETVVTAPPLLGDISNGELAAAMGADLLLLNIYDVYQPYIAGIDSVSPLEELKRRTGRCIGVNLEPVPDDHPGFPPSRRANRETARLAFDQGASFIVLTGNPHSGVDNDTICKTLSEIKAELGDLRVVAAGKMHGSGVGEPVMTDSVANAFLAAGADILLLPAPGTVPGVTLEQVWQWTNLAHRQGKLAISAIGTSQEGADLATIRHLALDAKKSGVDIHHLGDAGYFGVALPENIQAYSIAIRGRRHTFRRMAMRT; from the coding sequence ATGACAACAACCAGAATCTTAGATCTTAAACCGCCCGAATTGGCGTCATTATGCGGCCGCGCTCTTCTCGACAGCATCCGCAACAGCGAAGGACGCACTCTTTTATGCGAGACAGTCGTCACTGCACCGCCGCTGCTCGGCGACATCAGTAACGGCGAGTTGGCAGCGGCAATGGGCGCAGATCTCTTATTGCTAAATATTTACGATGTTTATCAGCCTTACATCGCCGGCATCGATTCCGTTTCACCGCTCGAAGAACTTAAGCGGCGCACTGGTCGGTGTATCGGCGTCAATTTAGAGCCTGTACCTGACGATCATCCCGGCTTCCCTCCCAGCCGCCGCGCTAATAGGGAGACTGCGCGTCTTGCCTTTGACCAGGGCGCATCTTTCATCGTGCTTACCGGCAACCCTCATAGCGGCGTCGACAATGACACGATTTGTAAAACGCTTTCCGAGATCAAAGCGGAGCTCGGCGATCTCCGCGTCGTTGCAGCGGGCAAAATGCACGGCTCTGGTGTTGGCGAACCGGTCATGACGGATAGCGTCGCGAATGCGTTCCTCGCAGCAGGAGCAGATATTTTACTTTTACCCGCACCCGGCACCGTCCCCGGCGTCACACTCGAGCAGGTTTGGCAATGGACAAACCTGGCCCACCGCCAGGGCAAGCTGGCCATCAGCGCAATCGGAACTTCGCAAGAAGGCGCAGACCTGGCTACGATACGTCATTTAGCGCTGGACGCAAAAAAATCCGGCGTTGACATTCATCATTTAGGAGACGCCGGCTATTTCGGCGTCGCTCTGCCGGAAAACATTCAAGCGTATTCGATTGCGATCCGCGGGCGTCGCCACACATTCCGCCGCATGGCAATGCGCACCTAA
- a CDS encoding HPr family phosphocarrier protein has product MSEINVIITNPTGLHARPAAMFVQKAASFKSKVRVRGNGKEADAKSILAIMGMGLAKDSEITLVAEGEDHEECLTALKNLIETNFGEA; this is encoded by the coding sequence ATGAGTGAAATTAATGTCATCATTACGAATCCGACAGGACTTCATGCTCGTCCTGCGGCGATGTTCGTGCAAAAAGCGGCTTCGTTTAAAAGTAAAGTGCGCGTGCGCGGCAATGGAAAAGAAGCGGATGCGAAAAGTATTCTGGCAATCATGGGCATGGGTTTGGCGAAAGACAGCGAAATTACGCTGGTGGCCGAAGGCGAAGATCATGAAGAATGCCTGACGGCGCTTAAGAATCTGATTGAAACGAATTTTGGCGAAGCCTGA
- the nagA gene encoding N-acetylglucosamine-6-phosphate deacetylase: MKAIINGRIITASQVLENKVLVFDEQIGEIVAADAFKPGEDFEIIDAAGHYVSPGFIDIHIHGCGGYDTMDEDPTALGKIAALLPQVGVTSFLPTTMTMHLPRIQSALQRIRAAKKAKGNGAVILGAHLEGPYLSPQYKGAQDSAFIKTPDFFDIEDYLDVIRIVTLAPEGADKHDFIQRCRAAQITVSIGHSNANYEQALAAFAAGAEHVTHTFNAMPPLNHRQPGIIGAALDTPAVTCELIVDDVHVHPCLQRMLLKLKGPDHVILISDAMRACLLANGHYDLGGQDVIVSDGEARLASGVIAGSVTTLRSAARLLEKNTQLSLPELIRTVSLTPARRIGVAGSKGSLEIGKDADITIFSSDFTIQATFVAGKSVYRS, translated from the coding sequence ATGAAAGCAATCATTAACGGACGCATCATCACCGCCAGCCAAGTTCTCGAGAACAAGGTATTGGTCTTTGACGAACAAATCGGAGAAATCGTCGCTGCCGACGCGTTTAAACCCGGCGAAGACTTCGAGATCATTGACGCCGCAGGTCATTATGTTTCGCCGGGATTCATCGATATTCACATCCACGGTTGCGGCGGCTACGACACGATGGACGAAGACCCGACAGCGCTAGGAAAAATCGCAGCGCTGCTGCCGCAAGTCGGCGTCACTTCTTTCTTGCCAACCACTATGACAATGCATTTGCCGCGCATTCAAAGCGCCTTGCAGCGCATCCGCGCCGCGAAAAAGGCAAAAGGGAATGGCGCCGTTATTTTAGGCGCTCACCTGGAAGGACCTTACCTTAGTCCACAGTACAAAGGCGCACAAGATTCCGCTTTCATCAAGACGCCAGACTTTTTTGATATCGAAGATTACCTCGACGTCATCCGCATCGTGACTCTGGCACCGGAAGGCGCAGACAAGCACGACTTCATTCAACGTTGCCGCGCCGCGCAAATCACTGTATCCATCGGACACAGCAACGCCAACTATGAGCAAGCGCTTGCCGCCTTTGCTGCGGGAGCCGAGCATGTCACGCATACCTTCAACGCCATGCCGCCTCTCAACCACAGACAGCCCGGCATCATCGGAGCCGCGCTCGATACGCCTGCCGTCACTTGTGAGCTGATTGTCGACGACGTGCACGTCCACCCCTGTCTGCAACGCATGCTTCTAAAGCTCAAAGGCCCTGATCATGTGATCCTCATCAGCGATGCCATGCGCGCCTGTCTCCTGGCAAATGGGCATTATGACCTAGGCGGTCAGGATGTCATCGTAAGCGACGGTGAAGCACGTTTGGCCAGCGGCGTCATCGCCGGAAGCGTCACGACATTGCGCTCGGCCGCTCGCCTCTTGGAAAAAAACACGCAACTCAGTTTGCCTGAGTTAATTCGCACCGTATCGCTAACGCCGGCGCGCCGCATCGGCGTCGCTGGCAGTAAAGGAAGCCTGGAAATTGGCAAAGATGCCGACATCACGATTTTTTCATCCGATTTCACCATTCAAGCTACTTTTGTAGCAGGAAAATCTGTATATAGGAGTTGA
- a CDS encoding IS3 family transposase, whose product MLEALKSKYPIGEMLTFLEIPKTNYYRWRKQPDDRLENELLKHIRIICSKHKRRYGYRRVTEVLRTEYQLNINHKRVSRIMAENNLQARISRKRFVHFKPDVAVKKADLIKRQFKADAPNRKWYTDVSTITIGETNLYLSAIIDGFNNEVISSVISTSPNLELAFDTINQAIQGRNIEKVILHSDQGGLYTSPRFQEFVKEKNIIQSMSQVGVCFDNVLIESFFSHLKTEAFYSQDFTATNEQIIEIVEEYIYYYNNDRLQLKLNKLPPIKYREQLHTA is encoded by the coding sequence ATTCTCGAGGCGCTTAAGAGTAAATATCCAATTGGAGAGATGTTAACCTTTCTTGAGATCCCAAAAACTAATTATTACCGATGGCGTAAACAACCAGATGATAGGTTGGAGAATGAACTACTTAAACACATTAGAATAATCTGCAGTAAACACAAGAGGCGCTACGGATATAGGCGCGTTACAGAGGTGCTAAGAACCGAATATCAGCTAAACATCAACCATAAGCGCGTAAGTCGTATTATGGCTGAAAATAATCTTCAAGCACGAATCAGCCGCAAGAGATTCGTTCACTTCAAACCGGACGTGGCTGTTAAAAAAGCGGATTTAATCAAGCGGCAATTTAAAGCAGATGCACCAAATAGGAAGTGGTATACCGATGTTTCAACCATCACTATCGGCGAAACCAACCTGTATCTCTCTGCCATTATTGACGGTTTCAATAATGAAGTAATCAGCAGTGTGATTAGTACATCTCCTAATTTGGAACTCGCCTTTGATACGATAAATCAGGCTATCCAAGGTCGAAATATCGAAAAGGTGATTCTTCATTCTGATCAAGGTGGTTTATATACATCCCCGAGGTTTCAAGAGTTTGTAAAAGAAAAGAACATTATCCAAAGCATGTCCCAGGTGGGAGTATGCTTTGACAATGTTCTAATCGAATCATTCTTCTCACATTTGAAGACAGAGGCCTTCTACTCTCAGGATTTCACCGCTACCAACGAACAAATCATTGAGATCGTGGAAGAATACATCTATTATTATAACAATGATCGGCTACAATTAAAATTGAATAAGCTGCCCCCGATAAAATATCGAGAGCAGCTACATACGGCATAA
- a CDS encoding NCS2 family permease has protein sequence MLEKWFHLTERSSDAPTEVLAGVTTFLTMLYIVVVNPAILGAAGMNFDGVFMATVISSVLATLIMGIFANYPIVIAPGMGMNAYFAYSVVLGGGHSWQAALGAVFISGICFVLLSLTRFRYMLIDAIPASLKHAITAGIGLFISFIGLQNAKIIVASPATLVTLGRLSEPMPMIAVLGLAVSLILMIYRVKGFLFFGILATAILAYCQGLLVLPENWLVLPSGLASTAWQMDVSGVWNQGLYAVVFTFLLVTLFDTTGTMLGVAEQAGLLNEGKFPRVRGALMADALGTAAGAALGTSPTSAYIESAAGVAAGGRTGLSAVTTAVLLLSTLFFSPVAKMLAGVPAVTAPAIILVGFFMMDGLKNIEWKDTEEAFPAFLILVTMPLTYSIATGIGVGFIAYPLLKLVRGCGREVSPMLYFFALLFFIQIGFFSH, from the coding sequence ATGTTAGAAAAATGGTTTCATTTGACGGAGCGGAGCAGTGATGCGCCGACAGAAGTGTTGGCCGGTGTTACGACCTTCCTGACGATGCTTTATATTGTAGTGGTCAATCCGGCGATTCTGGGTGCCGCCGGAATGAATTTTGACGGTGTATTTATGGCTACGGTTATTAGCAGTGTGTTGGCGACTTTGATTATGGGGATATTTGCTAATTATCCGATCGTTATCGCACCGGGAATGGGGATGAACGCCTATTTTGCTTACAGCGTGGTGCTAGGCGGCGGACACTCCTGGCAGGCAGCGCTCGGCGCCGTTTTCATTTCCGGAATTTGTTTTGTCCTCCTGTCGCTGACGCGCTTTCGCTATATGTTGATCGATGCGATTCCGGCAAGTTTAAAACACGCGATTACAGCGGGAATCGGACTATTCATTTCATTTATCGGTTTGCAGAATGCGAAAATCATTGTGGCTTCACCGGCGACACTGGTTACGCTTGGGCGGCTTTCGGAACCGATGCCGATGATCGCCGTATTAGGACTGGCAGTCTCCCTGATCCTGATGATTTACAGGGTAAAAGGCTTTCTCTTCTTTGGCATACTGGCAACTGCTATTTTAGCCTATTGCCAAGGGTTGCTTGTCTTGCCTGAAAACTGGCTGGTTTTGCCGAGCGGTTTGGCGAGTACGGCATGGCAAATGGATGTGTCCGGCGTTTGGAATCAAGGGTTATATGCGGTGGTCTTCACATTTCTTTTGGTTACGTTATTCGATACGACTGGCACGATGCTTGGCGTTGCGGAGCAGGCCGGTTTGCTCAACGAGGGGAAGTTTCCTCGCGTACGTGGAGCATTGATGGCAGACGCCCTGGGCACGGCAGCAGGTGCAGCGCTTGGCACAAGTCCGACCTCGGCTTATATTGAGTCGGCGGCCGGCGTTGCAGCTGGCGGGCGAACCGGTTTAAGTGCGGTAACGACGGCAGTCTTGCTCTTGAGCACTTTGTTTTTTTCGCCGGTCGCGAAGATGTTGGCAGGTGTTCCGGCCGTGACTGCGCCGGCGATTATCCTTGTCGGATTTTTTATGATGGATGGTCTTAAAAACATCGAATGGAAAGATACGGAGGAAGCGTTTCCGGCGTTTTTGATCCTAGTGACGATGCCGTTGACGTATAGCATTGCTACCGGTATTGGCGTTGGTTTTATCGCTTATCCGCTGCTTAAGCTTGTCCGCGGATGCGGCCGTGAAGTCAGCCCGATGTTGTACTTTTTTGCGCTCCTGTTCTTTATTCAAATCGGTTTTTTCAGTCATTAA
- a CDS encoding double-cubane-cluster-containing anaerobic reductase, protein MSDPVTMLKAAKAEGKKVVGFYCVYAPQELVLAADALGFALCATKEEPIADGEKALPRNFCPLIKSSYGFAATDKCPYFLYSDLIVGETTCDGKKKMFELMKDFKDVHVMKLPQSNLQENDHQYWLSEVKLLKEVLEEKLGVSITEEKMRNAIRVLNEERKMMQELSSLMQADPVPMSGMDMLKLMWGRNFVFDRSDFAQQLNGIIADLKESVAAGEGAFPKGAKRILVTGVPTGVGAEKVLKIIEECGAAVVYIENCSGMKQFVTLVDENRPPLEAIADKYLGIPCSCMSPNPKRMEMISNLVNEYKIDGVVDVIWQGCHTYNVESRILGKHLKEENATPFLAVETDYSQSDVEQIRTRVQAFLEMMD, encoded by the coding sequence ATGTCGGATCCGGTAACTATGTTAAAAGCTGCGAAGGCAGAAGGAAAAAAAGTCGTTGGGTTTTATTGCGTTTATGCACCGCAGGAGTTGGTCCTGGCTGCGGATGCATTAGGGTTTGCTTTATGCGCGACAAAAGAAGAGCCGATTGCAGACGGGGAAAAAGCGCTGCCGCGTAATTTTTGCCCACTCATAAAATCGTCATACGGCTTTGCCGCCACCGATAAATGCCCCTACTTTTTATATTCTGACCTGATTGTCGGAGAGACGACCTGTGATGGCAAGAAAAAAATGTTTGAATTGATGAAGGACTTCAAGGACGTTCATGTGATGAAGCTGCCGCAAAGTAATCTGCAGGAGAATGATCATCAATATTGGCTCTCGGAAGTCAAGTTGTTGAAAGAAGTCTTGGAAGAAAAACTGGGCGTCAGCATTACGGAAGAAAAAATGCGTAATGCGATCAGAGTTCTTAATGAAGAACGGAAAATGATGCAGGAACTATCGTCACTGATGCAAGCAGATCCGGTCCCAATGTCGGGTATGGATATGTTAAAGTTGATGTGGGGACGAAATTTTGTCTTTGACCGCTCTGACTTTGCCCAACAATTGAACGGAATCATTGCTGACTTAAAGGAAAGTGTTGCAGCGGGAGAAGGTGCTTTTCCTAAAGGCGCGAAGCGGATTCTGGTCACCGGCGTTCCGACCGGGGTCGGCGCGGAAAAAGTTTTGAAAATCATTGAAGAATGCGGCGCAGCCGTCGTTTATATTGAAAATTGTTCGGGGATGAAACAGTTTGTCACGCTGGTCGATGAAAATCGGCCGCCGCTCGAAGCGATTGCGGATAAATATCTCGGCATTCCCTGTTCCTGCATGAGCCCGAATCCGAAGCGGATGGAAATGATCAGCAACTTGGTCAATGAGTATAAGATTGACGGCGTGGTTGACGTTATCTGGCAAGGCTGTCATACGTACAACGTAGAAAGCCGAATCTTGGGGAAACATTTGAAAGAAGAGAATGCGACGCCATTTCTGGCGGTGGAAACAGATTATTCGCAAAGCGATGTGGAACAAATCAGAACCAGAGTCCAGGCTTTCTTGGAAATGATGGATTAG
- the dhaM gene encoding dihydroxyacetone kinase phosphoryl donor subunit DhaM: protein MVGIVVVSHSRKIAEGIVEMARQMSRPEQALIAAGGMEDGGIGTDAMRVQAAVSQADSGDGVVIMVDLGSAVLSAETALEFLPEELQKRVRIADAPVLEGSIAATVEASLGSDLSKVVQTAEDARNLKKC, encoded by the coding sequence ATGGTTGGAATCGTAGTTGTATCGCATAGCCGCAAGATTGCGGAAGGGATTGTAGAAATGGCAAGGCAGATGTCCCGTCCGGAGCAGGCATTGATTGCCGCTGGAGGCATGGAGGACGGCGGCATCGGCACAGATGCGATGCGCGTTCAGGCTGCTGTTTCGCAGGCTGATAGCGGCGATGGCGTTGTTATTATGGTCGATTTAGGCAGTGCTGTGCTCAGCGCGGAAACAGCACTGGAGTTTTTGCCGGAAGAACTGCAAAAACGCGTGCGTATCGCCGACGCCCCGGTTTTAGAAGGCTCCATTGCAGCGACAGTGGAGGCATCGCTTGGCAGCGATCTGTCAAAAGTTGTCCAAACGGCTGAAGATGCCAGAAACCTTAAGAAGTGTTAG
- the aroF gene encoding 3-deoxy-7-phosphoheptulonate synthase, translated as MVIVMNRQAKLAEIERVEAVVAAAGLTFYTMEGIQYWAIGVKGETQRLASVALEALPGVERIVRIQTGYKLVSRELQDSDSIIDVDGVKIGGGHFAVMAGPCAVESREQLLEAAEIVKAGGATFLRGGAYKPRTSPYDFQGLEEQGLAYLAEASERTGLKVVTEVTETTAVERVAHYADVLQVGARNMQNFALLKAVGQSGKAVLLKRGMSATINEWLQAAEYIVSAGNPRVILCERGIRTFEEYTRNTLDLSAVSAIKRLSHLPVIADPSHGTGKWHLVKPMALAALAAGSDGLMIEVHPNPAEARCDGPQSLNPENYHKLMQELQAMQAFLKGRPA; from the coding sequence ATGGTTATTGTGATGAACAGACAGGCGAAATTGGCGGAAATCGAACGTGTGGAGGCTGTCGTTGCTGCAGCAGGCCTTACTTTTTATACGATGGAAGGCATACAGTATTGGGCAATCGGAGTGAAAGGCGAGACGCAGCGTTTGGCGTCTGTCGCGCTGGAGGCGCTGCCGGGGGTCGAAAGAATTGTCAGGATACAGACCGGGTATAAGTTGGTAAGCCGTGAGCTGCAAGATTCGGACAGTATTATCGACGTAGACGGGGTGAAAATCGGCGGCGGGCACTTCGCCGTGATGGCGGGGCCGTGTGCGGTAGAAAGCAGAGAACAGCTATTGGAAGCGGCCGAGATCGTAAAAGCCGGCGGCGCGACCTTTTTGCGCGGCGGCGCCTATAAACCGAGGACCAGTCCGTATGACTTTCAAGGTCTCGAAGAGCAAGGACTTGCCTATCTGGCGGAAGCGAGCGAACGTACCGGTTTAAAGGTTGTTACGGAGGTTACGGAGACGACTGCAGTCGAACGCGTCGCCCATTATGCGGATGTACTGCAAGTCGGCGCAAGAAATATGCAAAACTTTGCGTTGTTAAAAGCGGTAGGACAGTCGGGAAAAGCGGTCCTTTTAAAGCGAGGCATGTCGGCGACGATTAACGAATGGCTGCAAGCGGCGGAATATATCGTGAGCGCCGGCAACCCGCGAGTCATTCTTTGTGAACGCGGCATCCGTACGTTTGAAGAATATACCCGAAATACGCTCGATCTCAGCGCTGTTAGCGCAATCAAACGTTTAAGTCACTTGCCGGTTATTGCCGATCCGAGTCATGGCACCGGAAAGTGGCATTTGGTTAAACCGATGGCGCTCGCGGCGCTCGCGGCCGGCAGCGACGGATTGATGATTGAAGTGCATCCTAATCCGGCCGAAGCCCGTTGTGACGGGCCTCAGTCGCTAAATCCGGAAAACTATCATAAACTGATGCAGGAATTGCAGGCGATGCAAGCGTTTCTCAAGGGACGGCCGGCTTAA
- a CDS encoding acyl-CoA dehydratase activase: MRVVAGVDVGSTTIKVTVYDGRAMEHRMVLAGWNPREEAKALLTKVVKEWQIAIDDLAAIVGTGYGRANLPFAARPLTEITCHARGAEYLSPGVRTVIDIGGQDAKAIRLAAGRVEEFVMNDKCAAGTGRFVQVMANALGFDVASVAQLALKPGEEACSISAMCTVFAESEAVGLLHRGHSPRAIMAGIYAAIASRVIGMADKIAPCGPVVFTGGVARNEALGRALSERLGLELVVPSKALYAGSIGAALYAWEQGETKEAND; the protein is encoded by the coding sequence ATGCGTGTCGTTGCAGGCGTCGATGTAGGATCTACGACAATAAAAGTAACGGTGTATGATGGTAGGGCGATGGAACATCGCATGGTCTTGGCTGGTTGGAATCCGCGTGAAGAAGCGAAGGCCTTGCTGACGAAAGTGGTAAAAGAGTGGCAGATTGCTATTGATGATCTGGCTGCAATTGTGGGGACCGGTTATGGCCGTGCGAATCTGCCGTTTGCGGCACGTCCACTGACCGAAATCACCTGCCATGCGCGAGGCGCGGAGTATTTGTCGCCGGGGGTGCGTACGGTCATTGACATTGGCGGTCAGGATGCGAAGGCAATTCGCCTCGCAGCCGGCAGAGTGGAAGAGTTTGTCATGAATGATAAATGCGCCGCCGGAACGGGCCGCTTTGTACAGGTGATGGCGAATGCACTTGGCTTTGACGTGGCAAGCGTGGCGCAGTTGGCGTTGAAGCCGGGTGAAGAAGCCTGTTCGATCAGTGCAATGTGTACGGTGTTTGCCGAATCGGAAGCAGTCGGACTCTTGCATCGCGGGCATTCGCCAAGAGCCATCATGGCTGGAATTTATGCGGCGATTGCCAGCCGGGTCATTGGCATGGCAGATAAGATAGCGCCCTGCGGCCCAGTTGTTTTTACCGGCGGCGTTGCCCGCAACGAAGCGTTGGGGCGTGCATTATCCGAACGCCTTGGGTTGGAATTGGTCGTGCCCTCGAAAGCCCTCTACGCCGGGTCTATCGGCGCGGCCTTGTATGCCTGGGAACAGGGAGAAACAAAAGAGGCTAACGACTAA
- a CDS encoding transposase, with the protein MAKKVHYSPEVKWDAVNMKLAGRSTVEVMKVLGIKSKTQIKRWMSWYRNGETHRFQQPVGKQYTYKKGIEELSEIECLRLRIKQLEMHNEILGKLNGILGKQQRSNS; encoded by the coding sequence GTGGCAAAAAAGGTGCATTATTCACCCGAGGTAAAGTGGGATGCAGTCAATATGAAACTCGCTGGGCGGAGTACCGTTGAGGTTATGAAAGTCTTAGGAATAAAAAGTAAAACACAGATTAAAAGATGGATGAGTTGGTATCGAAATGGTGAAACCCATCGCTTTCAGCAGCCTGTCGGAAAACAGTATACTTATAAAAAAGGGATAGAGGAATTATCAGAGATTGAGTGTCTAAGGCTTAGAATTAAGCAGCTTGAAATGCACAACGAAATACTGGGAAAGTTAAATGGGATCTTAGGAAAACAACAAAGAAGCAACTCGTAG
- a CDS encoding GntR family transcriptional regulator, translating to MKKVNKHSPLPLHHQLKIILAELIENDVLQPDDPIPTERELCEFHGISRMTVNKAILSLVNDGLVYRERGRGTFVLKPKERHQLSCLLGFTEEMQRRGLAVNTKILSFERTLPTKKIQQALALRKGQPVFSITRLRCISGEPYALETAYLPCHLCNDLSQELLTDHSLYQVLARNFSLEMDHASQSIEPVLLNEYESSLLGVAVNSLALLFSRQTYLADGTPMEVTKAIYRSDRYKFEITLRK from the coding sequence ATGAAAAAAGTCAATAAGCATTCCCCTCTCCCACTCCATCATCAGTTAAAAATAATCCTCGCCGAACTGATTGAAAATGACGTTTTACAGCCGGATGATCCGATTCCGACGGAACGAGAGCTCTGCGAATTTCACGGCATTAGCCGCATGACGGTAAACAAGGCAATCCTGAGTCTTGTCAATGACGGGCTCGTTTATCGCGAACGGGGCCGCGGTACTTTCGTCCTGAAACCCAAAGAAAGGCATCAGCTTTCCTGCCTGCTCGGTTTTACCGAGGAAATGCAGCGTCGTGGTCTTGCCGTAAATACAAAGATATTGTCTTTTGAACGCACGCTGCCGACAAAAAAAATCCAACAGGCTTTAGCGCTACGAAAAGGTCAGCCTGTTTTTTCCATCACACGGCTGCGCTGTATTAGCGGCGAACCCTACGCACTGGAAACAGCCTACCTTCCCTGCCACCTCTGCAATGATTTGAGCCAAGAGCTGCTAACCGATCATTCGCTCTATCAGGTCTTGGCGCGCAATTTTTCTTTGGAAATGGATCATGCCTCGCAGAGCATCGAACCCGTTTTGCTTAATGAATACGAAAGCAGCCTTCTCGGCGTCGCAGTAAATTCACTGGCTCTTTTATTTTCCCGCCAGACTTATCTCGCAGATGGCACGCCAATGGAAGTGACGAAGGCCATTTACCGCAGTGACCGTTACAAATTTGAAATCACCTTGCGCAAATAG
- the nagB gene encoding glucosamine-6-phosphate deaminase, giving the protein MRILIADDYADLSSRAARIMAGQLYLKPNSVLGLATGSTPLQMYQELVRLHKEVGLDFSEATSFNLDEYLGLAPDDANSYHYYMHQHFFSHINLPQKNIHIPCGRPADIEKECLDYDRLIWQSGGIDIQVLGIGTNAHIGFNEPDIKFEATTHKVKLDEETIEANARFFAAIEEVPRFAISMGMKTIMHAKKVLLLASGENKADAIYNTLYGGITPEVPASILQLHQDVIVLLDAAAASKIRRCLDDNNQNLRS; this is encoded by the coding sequence ATGCGCATTCTTATTGCCGACGATTATGCCGATTTAAGTTCACGCGCCGCCCGCATCATGGCCGGGCAACTTTATTTAAAACCAAACAGCGTACTTGGCCTTGCCACCGGCAGTACGCCGCTACAGATGTATCAGGAGTTGGTTCGACTGCACAAAGAAGTCGGTCTCGATTTTTCCGAAGCTACCAGTTTCAACCTCGATGAATACCTGGGACTTGCGCCTGATGATGCCAACAGCTATCACTACTATATGCACCAGCACTTTTTCTCTCATATCAATCTGCCGCAAAAAAACATTCATATTCCGTGCGGTCGACCGGCCGATATCGAGAAAGAATGTCTCGACTATGACCGCTTAATCTGGCAAAGCGGCGGCATTGACATTCAAGTTTTAGGCATCGGCACCAATGCCCACATCGGCTTCAATGAACCGGATATAAAATTCGAGGCGACAACGCACAAGGTAAAACTTGACGAAGAAACGATTGAAGCCAACGCTCGTTTTTTCGCTGCCATCGAAGAAGTCCCTCGTTTTGCAATCAGCATGGGCATGAAGACCATCATGCACGCCAAGAAAGTTTTGCTTTTAGCCAGCGGAGAGAACAAAGCGGATGCGATCTACAACACACTATACGGCGGAATCACGCCCGAGGTTCCGGCATCCATCCTGCAACTCCATCAAGACGTCATTGTCTTGTTAGATGCGGCAGCTGCCAGTAAAATTCGGAGGTGCTTAGATGACAACAACCAGAATCTTAGATCTTAA
- a CDS encoding N-acetylmuramic acid 6-phosphate etherase yields MSILPLDELPLPALTAAFNQADHQVAAAVEKALPAINLTVEHFLACLQRGGRIFYLGSGSSGKAAFADASECPPTFGIDDGIFIPVISGGLTALSGWREETEDDFTLARSDLASFNFSQADLLLAISASGATPYALSAIEYANEQNAMTLGLCCQEGSELERSAKHCITVDVGPEIIAGSTRLKAGSAQKMVLNMLSSCTMIKAGKVYDNLMVDVRPLNQKLKKRVLDIICQICACSSHAAEAALTRSNGQAKLAILMLKCQLSLSEAETALCRHNGHLKRAIRSETHESNH; encoded by the coding sequence TTGAGTATTCTTCCTTTAGACGAACTACCGCTGCCGGCATTGACGGCGGCTTTCAATCAAGCAGATCATCAGGTCGCAGCCGCGGTGGAAAAAGCTCTTCCGGCGATTAATCTCACTGTAGAACACTTTCTTGCCTGCCTGCAGCGCGGCGGACGGATTTTTTATCTTGGCAGCGGCAGCAGCGGAAAAGCAGCCTTCGCGGATGCCTCGGAATGCCCGCCAACCTTCGGCATTGATGACGGCATCTTCATTCCCGTCATTTCCGGCGGCTTGACCGCACTGAGCGGTTGGCGTGAAGAAACAGAGGACGATTTTACGCTGGCGCGCAGCGATCTGGCATCTTTTAACTTTTCCCAGGCCGACCTGCTGCTCGCAATCAGCGCCAGCGGCGCCACGCCTTATGCATTGTCGGCGATTGAGTATGCAAACGAACAAAATGCGATGACGCTCGGCCTTTGCTGCCAAGAGGGCAGCGAATTGGAGCGCAGCGCCAAGCACTGCATCACTGTCGACGTCGGCCCTGAAATCATCGCCGGTTCGACGCGTCTGAAGGCAGGAAGCGCGCAAAAGATGGTCTTAAATATGTTGTCTTCCTGCACAATGATAAAGGCAGGAAAAGTGTATGACAACCTGATGGTGGACGTACGCCCGTTAAATCAGAAACTGAAGAAGCGCGTCCTCGACATCATTTGCCAGATTTGCGCCTGCAGCAGTCACGCAGCCGAAGCCGCGCTCACGCGCAGCAACGGACAAGCAAAACTCGCCATTCTCATGCTCAAATGTCAGCTTTCTTTAAGCGAAGCTGAAACAGCGTTATGCAGACACAACGGTCATCTGAAACGAGCCATAAGGAGCGAAACACATGAAAGCAATCATTAA